In a single window of the Actinomycetota bacterium genome:
- a CDS encoding zinc-binding alcohol dehydrogenase family protein, with the protein MVLDRQSVGTTRALLAEERTPPRAGEGELLVAVTACGVCRTDLQLCRGDLAARHLPVVPGHQVAGVVVEAGEGVSGWDRGDRVGVAWIAGTCGTCRFCTSGRENLCVAARFTGWDRDGGFATHLTVDAAFAHRLPDSFDDLAVAPLLCGGAIGYRSLGVAGVGPGRGGRLGLYGFGASATLVIQIACHWGWDVFVATRSEREQQRARRLGAVWAGSYDEVPPAPLDAAITFAPAGEVVVRALEAVDRGGTVAINAIHLDRVPELRYDSLWWERSLRSVANVTRDDVREMLRLADEIGVRPEVDVLALDDANEALDRLAAGHVSGAVVLKVGR; encoded by the coding sequence ATGGTGCTCGACCGCCAGAGCGTCGGCACCACCCGGGCATTGCTGGCGGAGGAACGCACCCCGCCGAGAGCCGGCGAGGGCGAGCTCCTCGTCGCGGTGACCGCTTGCGGTGTGTGCCGCACCGACCTGCAGCTGTGCCGAGGCGATCTCGCCGCTCGCCACCTGCCGGTGGTACCCGGGCACCAGGTGGCCGGCGTCGTGGTGGAGGCCGGCGAGGGAGTGAGCGGCTGGGACCGCGGCGACCGTGTCGGCGTGGCGTGGATCGCCGGCACGTGCGGGACGTGCCGGTTCTGCACCAGTGGGCGGGAGAACCTGTGCGTGGCGGCGCGGTTCACCGGGTGGGACCGCGACGGTGGCTTTGCCACGCACCTCACGGTCGACGCCGCGTTCGCCCACCGGCTGCCGGACAGCTTCGACGACCTGGCCGTGGCACCGCTGCTGTGCGGCGGAGCGATCGGGTACCGGTCGCTCGGCGTGGCCGGAGTGGGGCCGGGTCGCGGCGGACGACTCGGCCTCTACGGGTTCGGGGCATCGGCCACCCTCGTCATCCAGATCGCCTGCCACTGGGGATGGGACGTGTTCGTGGCCACCCGCTCCGAGCGCGAGCAGCAGCGTGCGCGGCGGCTGGGGGCGGTGTGGGCGGGTAGCTACGACGAGGTGCCGCCCGCCCCGCTGGACGCCGCGATCACGTTCGCGCCTGCGGGTGAGGTGGTGGTGCGCGCGCTCGAAGCCGTCGACCGGGGTGGCACGGTGGCGATCAACGCCATCCACCTCGACCGGGTCCCCGAGCTGCGCTACGACTCGCTGTGGTGGGAACGCAGCCTGCGCTCGGTGGCCAACGTCACCCGTGACGACGTGCGCGAGATGCTGCGCCTCGCCGACGAGATCGGCGTAAGGCCCGAGGTCGACGTGCTGGCGCTCGACGACGCCAACGAGGCGCTCGACCGGCTGGCCGCCGGCCACGTGTCCGGAGCCGTCGTGCTGAAGGTGGGGCGATGA
- a CDS encoding MBL fold metallo-hydrolase, which produces MTTPGLSRPRQVPSLRFLGAAGTVTGSKLLLELDGSAVLVDAGLFQGSKELRLRNWEPLGVHAATVDAVVLTHAHLDHCGYLPRLHHDGFAGDVHATDASIELASIVLPDSGHLSEEEAGHANRYGWSKHRPALPLYTEQEAIESLGLLRELPLHTRREVAQGVTVELLRAGHILGSSIARVQIGDTTITFSGDLGRPSHPLLLPPEPIGDTDWIVVESTYGDRLHDEQHALTELRDVLRRTVDRGGTVVIPAFAVDRTEVLLHHLGRLHDEGELPPVPVYVDSPMALAALGVYREAIAARSDELRPEILDDPTPFLEDRVTEVFDPEASKRVTASAEPKIIVSASGMAAGGRVVHHLARFLSDPANSVVLVGFQAEGTRGRALVDGARELKIFGQYVRVRAEVASLPSFSVHADAAELVAWLRTAERPPRGVFIVHGEHAAARALHDRIEGELDWTAVVAKHDELVRL; this is translated from the coding sequence ATGACGACGCCCGGCTTGTCACGCCCCCGCCAGGTTCCGAGCCTGCGCTTTCTCGGCGCGGCGGGCACCGTGACCGGCAGCAAGCTGCTGCTGGAGCTCGACGGCAGCGCGGTGCTCGTCGACGCCGGGCTGTTCCAAGGCAGTAAGGAGCTGCGCCTGCGCAACTGGGAGCCGCTCGGCGTCCACGCCGCCACGGTGGACGCGGTCGTGCTCACGCACGCCCACCTCGACCACTGTGGCTACCTGCCGCGGCTGCATCATGACGGCTTCGCGGGTGACGTCCACGCCACGGACGCGAGCATCGAGCTCGCGTCGATCGTGCTGCCCGACTCCGGCCATCTGTCGGAGGAGGAGGCCGGGCACGCCAACCGCTACGGGTGGTCCAAACACCGCCCGGCGCTTCCGCTGTACACCGAGCAGGAGGCGATCGAGTCGCTCGGGCTGCTGCGCGAGCTGCCGTTGCACACGAGGCGCGAGGTGGCGCAAGGGGTGACGGTCGAGTTGTTGCGGGCGGGGCACATCCTCGGCTCGTCGATCGCGCGTGTACAGATCGGCGACACGACGATCACGTTCAGCGGTGACCTCGGCCGTCCTTCCCATCCGCTGCTGCTGCCGCCGGAGCCGATCGGCGACACCGACTGGATCGTCGTCGAGTCCACCTACGGCGACCGACTGCACGATGAGCAGCACGCGCTCACCGAGCTGCGCGACGTGCTGCGTCGCACCGTCGACCGCGGCGGCACGGTGGTCATCCCGGCGTTCGCGGTGGACCGCACCGAGGTGCTGTTGCACCACCTCGGCCGTCTCCACGACGAAGGAGAGCTACCGCCGGTGCCGGTCTACGTGGACAGCCCGATGGCGCTGGCCGCGCTCGGCGTCTATCGCGAAGCGATCGCCGCGCGCTCGGACGAGCTGCGCCCGGAGATCCTCGACGACCCGACGCCGTTCCTAGAGGACCGCGTGACCGAGGTGTTCGACCCCGAGGCGTCGAAGCGGGTGACGGCCTCGGCCGAACCGAAGATCATCGTCTCCGCCTCGGGAATGGCCGCTGGTGGCCGGGTGGTGCACCACCTGGCCCGCTTCCTGTCCGATCCGGCGAACAGCGTCGTCCTCGTCGGCTTCCAGGCCGAGGGCACGCGGGGGAGGGCTCTCGTCGACGGTGCCCGCGAGCTGAAGATCTTCGGCCAGTACGTGAGGGTGCGCGCCGAGGTGGCGTCGCTGCCCTCGTTCTCCGTGCACGCCGACGCAGCCGAGCTCGTCGCGTGGTTGCGGACGGCCGAGCGCCCGCCGCGAGGGGTGTTCATCGTGCACGGCGAACACGCGGCGGCGAGGGCGCTGCACGACCGCATCGAGGGTGAGCTGGACTGGACGGCGGTCGTGGCCAAGCACGACGAGCTGGTGCGGTTGTAG
- a CDS encoding GNAT family N-acetyltransferase, protein MTAWDVDALLADGQAVRIRPILPSDAEELAQFHSELSVESRLMRFFTPLPRLTPEMVTKFTNVDGVDRVALVAESADRIVAVGRYDRDPDDPSAAEVAFTVADAMQGRGLGTLLLEHLGVIAAEHGIDRFTAETLVDNRNMLAVFAGAGFQVKKRLDGGVFGVSFGILPTNESEALRAERDHRATVASIAGLLHPRVVAVVGDETSAVAARATLTAGGFTGAVLADPADSAGEVDLVVATGTADVVDSVVDAAAAGEATAVLLLDPRPADAEPPMRELVRFARRHGMRVVGPDATGIANTDPAVALHLLPGRQPLTAGDIGVFANPRSNAEEVLDGIERRSLGVSAFVGPGEKADVSGNDLLEHFVEDERTKVIVLAVGSFGNPRRFARLAKRVGQVKPIVLLAPPSPELSALCRQSAAVQAESVDELLDAAADLAAGTRHWAPPPRSVEVSPDGLDPALTGAALEAALAELPEGGELTEHQVVAVLAAAGIPVAEEGLPLDAPGLRVEGREDAAFGPVIEVASPMGGEPMVAIAPLSDVELTGMVTAVCGPSGAQADRLGDVLARVGWLMGLHAEIDSMRVVFALDGERVAVASASATVRPSPDAPLQIVRHLT, encoded by the coding sequence GTGACTGCGTGGGACGTCGATGCACTGCTCGCCGACGGACAGGCGGTGCGGATCCGCCCGATCCTGCCCTCCGACGCCGAGGAGCTGGCGCAATTCCACTCCGAGCTCAGCGTCGAGAGCCGGCTGATGCGGTTCTTCACACCGCTGCCCCGGCTGACACCGGAGATGGTGACCAAGTTCACCAACGTCGACGGCGTCGACCGGGTCGCGCTCGTCGCCGAATCGGCCGACCGCATCGTGGCCGTCGGCCGGTACGACCGCGACCCCGACGATCCGAGCGCGGCCGAGGTGGCCTTCACCGTCGCCGATGCGATGCAGGGTCGCGGCCTCGGCACGTTGTTGCTCGAGCACCTCGGCGTGATCGCCGCCGAGCACGGGATCGATCGCTTCACCGCCGAGACGCTCGTCGACAACCGCAACATGCTGGCCGTGTTCGCCGGGGCCGGGTTCCAGGTGAAGAAGCGGCTCGACGGCGGTGTGTTCGGCGTGTCGTTCGGCATTCTGCCGACGAACGAGTCCGAGGCGCTGCGCGCCGAGCGTGACCACCGAGCGACCGTGGCCAGCATCGCCGGATTGCTCCACCCGCGTGTGGTGGCCGTGGTCGGCGACGAGACCAGCGCCGTGGCAGCTCGGGCAACGCTCACCGCCGGCGGATTCACGGGCGCGGTGCTCGCCGACCCGGCCGACAGCGCAGGCGAGGTCGACCTCGTCGTCGCCACCGGCACCGCCGACGTCGTCGACTCGGTCGTTGACGCCGCCGCGGCCGGGGAGGCAACCGCGGTGCTGCTCCTCGACCCGCGCCCCGCCGACGCCGAGCCGCCGATGCGCGAGCTGGTCCGCTTCGCGCGCCGACACGGCATGCGCGTCGTCGGTCCCGACGCGACCGGCATCGCCAACACCGATCCGGCCGTCGCACTGCACCTGTTGCCCGGGCGTCAACCGCTAACGGCCGGTGACATCGGGGTGTTCGCGAACCCGCGCTCGAACGCCGAAGAGGTGCTCGACGGGATCGAACGGCGCAGCCTCGGGGTGTCGGCGTTCGTCGGGCCCGGTGAGAAGGCCGACGTGTCGGGCAACGACCTGCTCGAGCACTTCGTCGAGGACGAGCGCACCAAGGTGATCGTGCTCGCGGTCGGTTCGTTCGGGAACCCGCGGCGATTCGCGCGGCTGGCCAAGCGCGTCGGCCAGGTGAAGCCGATCGTCCTCCTCGCTCCGCCGTCGCCCGAGCTCAGCGCGCTCTGCCGGCAGAGCGCAGCCGTGCAGGCGGAGTCGGTGGATGAGCTGCTCGACGCCGCCGCCGACCTCGCCGCGGGCACCCGCCACTGGGCTCCCCCGCCGCGCAGCGTCGAGGTCTCCCCCGACGGGCTCGACCCGGCCCTGACGGGAGCCGCGCTCGAGGCCGCACTCGCCGAGTTGCCCGAGGGCGGCGAGCTGACCGAGCATCAGGTGGTGGCGGTCCTCGCCGCAGCCGGCATCCCCGTCGCCGAGGAGGGGCTACCCCTCGACGCACCCGGGTTGCGGGTAGAGGGGCGCGAGGACGCCGCCTTCGGACCGGTGATCGAGGTCGCTTCGCCGATGGGCGGCGAGCCGATGGTGGCCATCGCCCCGCTCTCCGACGTCGAGCTGACCGGGATGGTGACTGCTGTGTGCGGTCCCTCGGGCGCCCAGGCAGACCGATTGGGAGACGTTCTCGCCCGCGTCGGTTGGCTGATGGGCCTGCACGCCGAGATCGATTCGATGCGCGTCGTCTTCGCCCTCGACGGTGAGCGCGTAGCGGTGGCCAGCGCTTCGGCCACGGTGCGGCCCAGCCCCGACGCTCCGCTGCAGATCGTGCGTCACCTCACCTAA